The proteins below are encoded in one region of Hordeum vulgare subsp. vulgare chromosome 3H, MorexV3_pseudomolecules_assembly, whole genome shotgun sequence:
- the LOC123445645 gene encoding probable aspartyl aminopeptidase, which yields MALLRLHLLRPPHPPLAAVSSPWRRALPATRPAARPASRLLCSNRPASPSIVGGLLDYLNESWTQFHATAEAKKQLLEAGFELLSENDDWNLQPGGRYFFTRNMSCLVAFAVGEKYRVGNGFNIIAAHTDSPCLKLKPRSSSFKSGHQMVGVQTYGGGLWHTWFDRDLTLAGRVILKAPDGSFKHKLVKVNRPLIRVPTLAIHLDRTVNSEGFKPNLESHLAPLLATKCEETTLSSDDKKGSSSTKIVHHPLLLQVLSEEIGCGSDEIIGMELNVCDTQPSCLGGGKNEFIYSGRLDNLASCYCALKSLMDSSKIPEELSNEKGIRMIALFDNEEVGSNSMQGAGAPTIFQAMRRIVDSLMHQSMGEGALERALTSSFLVSADMAHALHPNYPDKHEEYHRPELQKGLVIKHNANQRYATSAVTAFLFKEIARIHNLPVQEFVVRNDMGCGSTIGPILASGVGIRTVDCGIPQLSMHSVREMCGKEDIDTTYKHFKAFFEMFSDIDQKLNVDF from the exons ATGGCGCTgctccgcctccacctcctccgtcctccacatcctccgctcGCTGCCGTCTCCTCTCCCTGGCGCCGCGCCCTCCCAGCCACCAGGCCCGCCGCCCGACCCGCCTCCCGCCTCCTCTGCTCCAACCGCCCCGCCTCGCCCTCCATCGTCGGCGGCCTGCTCGACTACCTCAACGAGTCATGGACGCAGTTCCACGCCACCG CTGAGGCCAAGAAGCAGCTGCTCGAGGCGGGGTTCGAGCTGCTCAGCGAGAACGACGACTGGAACCTGCAGCCCGGTGGCCGCTACTTCTTCACCCGCAACATGTCCTGCTTGGTCGCCTTTGCAGTCGGGGAAAA GTACAGAGTTGGAAATGGTTTCAATATAATTGCAGCCCACACTGATAGTCCATGCCTCAAGCTGAAACCGAGATCTTCTTCCTTCAAATCTGGCCATCAAATGGTAGGTGTACAGACGTATGGAGGCGGGTTGTGGCACACATGGTTTGATAGAGACCTAACATTGGCCGGGCGAGTCATCCTCAAGGCTCCAGATGGTTCATTTAAGCATAAGCTTGTCAAAGTGAACAGACCACTCATTCGCGTACCGACACTGGCTATACATCTTGACCG CACAGTGAATTCTGAAGGATTCAAGCCTAATCTAGAGAGTCATCTGGCTCCACTTCTTGCAACCAAATGTGAAGAGACCACTCTCAGTTCTGATGACAAAAAAGGTTCAAGTTCCACAAAGATTGTCCATCATCCACTACTATTGCAA GTTCTTTCAGAAGAAATCGGTTGTGGGTCAGATGAAATTATCGGTATGGAGTTGAACGTGTGTGATACCCAACCTAGCTGTCTTGGTGGAGGGAAGAACGAGTTCATTTATTCCGGTAGATTGGATAATCTTGCTTCATGTTATTGTGCCCTTAAATCCCTCATGGACTCTTCCAAGATACCAGAAGAGTTATCCAACGAGAAGGGTATAAGAATGATTGCTTTGTTTGATAACGAAGAG GTTGGTTCAAATTCGATGCAAGGGGCAGGTGCACCAACCATATTCCAGGCCATGAGACGAATTGTTGACTCCTTGATGCATCAGTCCATGGGGGAGGGAGCTTTAGAGCGTGCACTAACTTCTTCTTTCCTTG TTTCTGCCGATATGGCTCATGCCCTGCACCCAAACTATCCAGACAAGCATGAAGAGTACCACAGACCAGAACTACAAAAAGGACTTGTTATCAAGCATAATGCCAACCAACGTTATGCCACAAGTGCTGTAACAGCTTTTCTCTTCAAAGAAATAGCTCGAATTCATAACCTTCCCGTCCAG GAATTTGTTGTAAGGAATGATATGGGTTGTGGCTCAACTATCGGTCCCATACTTGCTTCCGGTGTTGGCATACGGACTGTTGATTGTGGTATTCCTCAGCTTTCCATGCACag CGTTCGGGAAATGTGTGGCAAAGAAGACATTGACACCACATACAAGCACTTCAAAGCTTTCTTCGAGATGTTCTCGGACATTGACCAGAAACTGAATGTAGACTTTTAG
- the LOC123445646 gene encoding proteinaceous RNase P 2 yields MAYGPSWATSFREGYMGQPSSPVSGTRSKPSPPIRVSLRLATPPMATAADGGTRRRRGRGGKGPNSDLSRTLTDCTRRGDAAAAMAAFDAAASGPDDLRLAAHQYNQLLHLLATAPFPGHPAAAARRVFAHMLGAGAAPSEATITSLARVVAADADAEGADEAFALVSTMRDKYGLAPRLRSYSPVLAAFRRAGDAGKAYAVEAHMAASAVSPEEPEVAALLEVSAKAGDADKVYEYMHKLRRAVGCVTEETAEVLEGWFRSEEAAAAGKAEWDACRVKEAIVAKGGGCHQLGWLRTGPWTVQRVRVAADGECGGCGCRLASVDIDMEDTHKFADSISGLALERETKANFSHFQEWLEEHKEYEAIVDGANIALYQQNFSEGGFSLVQLDAVVTELRDRYNGKWPLVVLHNKRIAKLMETPSNRHLIEIWRANGALYTSPSGSNDDWYWLYAAIGLNCLLVTNDEMRDHIFELLGSSSFFYKWKQRHRVKYTFNKGKAVLVLPPPYSSEIQESETGSWHVPIEEKSGDERARTWLCIGRTDLTKLPREPLVANGVAQDLSPSEASNGAGQRQSAEQAAPVTGKRKDRD; encoded by the exons ATGGCATATGGGCCGTCATGGGCCACCAGCTTCCGCGAAGGGTATATGGGCCAGCCATCATCGCCGGTGAGCGGCACCAGGTCCAAACCATCGCCGCCCATTAGGGTTTCTCTCCGCCTCGCCACGCCGCCCATGGCCACCGCCGCCGACGGGGGGACGCGTCGCAGGCGCGGGCGGGGAGGGAAGGGGCCGAACTCGGACCTGTCCCGCACGCTCACCGACTGCACCCGCCGCGGGGACGCCGCGGCGGCCATGGCCGCCTTCGACGCGGCCGCGTCCGGCCCGGACGACCTCCGCCTCGCCGCGCACCAGTACAACCAGCTGCTCCACCTGCTCGCTACCGCCCCGTTCCCGGGCCACCCGGCCGCCGCCGCGCGACGCGTGTTCGCGCACATGCTCGGGGCTGGGGCGGCACCCTCCGAGGCCACCATCACCTCGCTCGCCCGCGTCGTcgccgccgacgccgacgccgaggGCGCCGACGAGGCCTTCGCGCTCGTCTCCACCATGCGGGACAAGTATGGCCTCGCGCCCCGCCTACGGTCCTACAGCCCCGTGCTCGCCGCGTTCCGGCGCGCCGGGGATGCCGGCAAGGCCTACGCGGTCGAGGCCCACATGGCGGCGTCCGCCGTCTCGCCGGAGGAACCCGAGGTCGCCGCCCTCCTCGAGGTGAGCGCCAAGGCCGGGGATGCGGACAAGGTGTATGAGTATATGCACAAGCTGCGTCGGGCCGTCGGCTGCGTGACAGAAGAGACCGCGGAGGTGTTGGAGGGGTGGTTCCGGAGCGAGGAGGCGGCAGCGGCTGGTAAGGCTGAGTGGGATGCGTGTCGGGTCAAGGAAGCCATTGTGGCCAAGGGCGGTGGGTGCCATCAGCTGGGCTGGCTTCGGACCGGACCTTGGACAGTGCAGCGGGTGCGAGTTGCGGCAGACGGCGAGTGCGGCGGATGCGGATGCCGCCTAGCTTCTGTTGATATCGACATGGAGGATACACACAAGTTTGCGGACTCTATTTCTGGGTTGGCCCTTGAGAGGGAGACCAAAGCAAATTTCAGCCATTTTCAG GAGTGGCTGGAAGAACATAAAGAATACGAAGCTATAGTGGATGGTGCAAATATTGCACTTTATCAGCAGAATTTTTCTGAGGGCGGTTTCAGCTTGGTTCAG CTGGATGCTGTTGTAACAGAGCTACGAGATAGATATAATGGGAAATGGCCGCTTGTTGTACTACATAATAAGCGCATCGCTAAGCTTATGGAAACTCCATCCAATAGGCATCTTATTGAAATTTGGAGAGCGAATGGAGCATTGTACACATCGCcaagtgggtcaaatgatgactg GTACTGGTTATATGCAGCAATTGGATTGAACTGTTTGCTCGTGACTAACGATGAAATGAGAGATCACATATTTGAGCTCCTAggatcatcatccttcttctacAAGTGGAAGCAAAGACATCGG GTCAAGTACACTTTTAATAAAGGGAAGGCGGTGCTTGTTCTGCCACCCCCATATTCTTCGGAGATTCAA GAATCCGAGACCGGATCTTGGCACGTGCCAATAGAGGAGAAATCTGGCGACGAGAGAGCTAGGACTTGGCTTTGTATTGGTAGGACAGATCTCACCAAACTACCCCGTGAACCTCTGGTGGCCAACGGAGTTGCCCAGGATTTATCTCCATCTGAGGCATCTAATGGAGCTGGGCAGAGACAATCTGCAGAACAGGCTGCACCAGTAACTGGCAAAAGAAAGGATAGAGATTGA